CGTAGCTTTCAATGGTGCCGATCGATTGCGTGTCCAACGCGACCGTCAACGCGTTTAACTCTTCCAGCGAAGACGCGAAAAGCAAGAACAGCCAGGGGAGATCGCCGTCGATTTCCAGTCCCGAGCTGGTATAATGCCGCAATCGCCAGTGAGCTTCATCAAGTGACATCCAATCGAAAAAATCATCTTCGTCGATTGGATCGTACGAGGTGACGTCGCCGAGTTCCAAACCGAATTCTTTTGCCAACGCATCAATTTCGTCCACGCACGCTTTGACTTGCTCGGCCGTCAACGCTTCACATCTTCGCAGCGCCAACATCGGGCCCGCCATCCGGGTATTGCCCTCTTCGTCGACATGTTCGACTTCTTCTTGAACATCCCACTGGTAGGAATCCGGAGCACGCTGACCGACTTTTTCCAGTAGCGCGATATCGGATGATTCAATCCCAAATACCCACTCCAGCGGTTCGTCGGTCTGATAGTCGAGTTCGTTGATCATGTGATCGAACAATTCGTCAATGTGTTTGTGGAAATCAGCGTTGGAATTGTTCATGCGGTGGTGCGATGGTCTGAAGGAGGAAAGGGGGCAGCGGAAAACGGGACGCAATGTTTTGCGTAGCATATCAGAGAATCCGCCTTTCGCGATGGCATCCGGTTTTCCGATTCGCCGCATGCCCGCTGGCCAGTTCCGTCGTGGGCGGCAGTCGCGTAGGGATTCGGGGTAAAAACGATCGCGATGGCCACCGAAGAAGACTTTGTGGCTGCTTAATGGGACCGTAATGCGCCTTGGCCGGTTTGGATTCGCTACAATAGCAACCACCCTCTCTAGCGAAGAGGGGCGTGGCGAGACGTTCTGTTTCCTTGTTGCAGGAGTGATTCACATGCGAATCGTTCATAAGTTGCTGCTGGCAACGCTCCTGCCTGCATTGCTGATTTGGTTCGTTGGCATGTATGCGACGCAGGTCAGCGAACGCAGTTTGCGGCACGCGATCGAAGCGACCTCGATGACCCGTGCCACCGCGGTGATGGACGAAATTGATCGGATCGTTCAGGCCCGCACGGCCGATTGGAAAGCGTATTCGCGAAGCGATCTAGCGCAGCAAGTCTTGGTCGCGTCGAATCAAGCGATCGAAGCACTAGAGGATCCCGCAGCGACGATCGAAGAGCGAGACCAGAGTTGGCGAGACACCCCTGCGGATGAAGCAACCAAATTCATGAGATCGCTTCTGCGGAACCCGCTCTCACGCGATCTTCGTCAACGGCTCAATAAGCTCAACGAAGGCAGCGGCTACACCATTTTTGGTGAAGTGTTCTTTACCAACCGCTTTGGCGTCAACGCGGCTCAAACCAGTCGAACCTCGGATTACCGTCAGGATGACGAGGCATGGTGGAAATATGCCTATCAAAACGAAGTCTACATCGGCGACGTGATGCTCGATGACAGTGCCGGTGTTTACTCGGTCGACATCTGTTTGCGTGTGGATGACGAGAGCGGAAAACCGCTTGGGGTATTGAAGGCCGTGATGAACATTCAAGAGGTGTTCAGCGTGATCGATACTCGGGTGGGCCGTTACCGAGACGACGAACGGTTGGTCTTGTTTACCGCCGAGGGGCGGGTGATTCGCGCCAGCAACGACGACACGAAGCCGTTGTCGGACGGTTCGATATACTTCAAAGACGTTCAGCTCGACGCCGATCATGCCAACGATGTGTATTATCGCCGTGATGAAGAGACCGGTGAAAAGTACCTGTCGGCATTCGCACTTTCGCGAGGTTACGGTGACTTCAAAGGCCTGGGGTGGATCACGATGGACGAACGCCGTGAATCCGTCGTCTTTGCTCCGGTGAATCGTTTGCGAAATCGAATTATCTGGTTGTCGTCATTGGCCACATTGGCAACGCTTTTGATTGGCGGCGCGACTGCGTTGTCGTTGTCCAAACGTCTCGACCAACTCACCGATGCAACGGTGTCGATCGGGCGTGGGGAATTGGATACGACCGTGGCAACCCGAGGCAACGATGAAGTGACCGAATTGGCTCGGAATTTCAATCGAATGGGCAGCGAGCTGCAGCAAACGCATCACGAGTTGACGCTTGCACGCGACGCGGCACGTGATGCGAACAAGGCCAAAAGTACGTTTCTGGCGAACATGAGTCATGAAATACGCACGCCAATGAACGGCATCATCGGGATGGGGGAATTGTTGGCGACCTCGCAATTGAGTGCCGAGCAGCGTGATTATTTGAATATGATGCAGCAGTCTGCCGATTCGCTGCTGCGGCTGTTGAACGATATTCTTGACTTTTCGAAGATCGAAGCAGGACGCTTGGAGCTCGAAGAGATCGGATTCAGTCTGCGAGACTGTATCGAAAAAACAGGCCAAGCGTTGTCGATACGGGCTGCGGAGAAGAACTTGGAGATGGCTTGCCGGATCGCCCCCGATCTGCCCGACACGTTCCTCGGTGATCCCGGGCGGATTCGGCAAATCCTTGTCAATCTGGCTGGCAATGCCATCAAGTTCACTCAGCAAGGCGAAGTGGTGATCGATGTCACTTGCCAATCACGCTGCGAAAACAAGATTCGATTGCATTTCCGCGTGATCGACACCGGCGTTGGCATTCCCGCCGAGAAGCAGGAAAAGATTTTTGAGGCGTTTGGGCAAGCCGATGCGTCAACCACTCGCGAATTTGGTGGCACTGGTCTGGGGTTGACCATTTCCTCGCAACTCGTCGCGATGATGAACGGCGAAATTTGGGTGGAAAGTGAAATCGACAAAGGGACCACATTCCATTTCACCCTTGAATTGACAGTCCAAGATGATTTGGAAAAACAACATCGGATGCAGGAATTGGCGACGCATCCGATGCACGTCCTGATCGTCGATGACAATCGCACCAACCGGCGAATTTTCGAGGAAGTGCTTAAAAGTTGGAACATGGAAACGGTTTCGACCGAAGCGGCGACGCAGGGGTTGAAGGAATTGGAACAAGCGGCGTCGTCCGAGCACCCATTTGATCTTGTGTTGCTTGACTACATGATGCCCGAAATGGATGGCTTCGGTTTTGCTGAACAGGTGCAAGCGGACGAGCGTTTGAGAGGCACAAGAATCATCATGCTCTCGTCAGCTGCGCAGAGCGGCGACGCCAAAAAATGTCAAGAGTTGGGGATCGTCCGTTACATGACCAAACCGGTGGTGCAGTCGGAATTGCTCAACACGATGCTCAGCGTGGTTCAAGAGCCAAGCCAATCCGAAGATCAGGATAGCGACACACCCGAGACTCAGGATGCAGACCGGGATGCCATGCGGCTGAACATCTTGCTTGCCGAGGATGGCTTGGTCAATCAGCGAGTCGCGACGGGACTTTTGAAGCGAAATGGGCACAAAGTCGTCATTGCCGAGGATGGCAAGAAGGCGATCCAAGCGTGGGAAAACGGCTCGTTCGACGTGATCCTAATGGATGTTCAAATGCCCGAGATGGATGGCATCGAAGCGACTGAGTGGATTCGGCAAAAAGAGCGAGCCAGCGGCGGTCATATCCCGATCGTGGCGATGACCGCCAATGCGATGAAAGGAGACCGCCAACGCTGTCTCGATGCCGGGATGGACGATTACGTATCCAAACCGATCCAGCCCGATTCGCTGTTTAAAGTGCTTTGCCAAGTGAGCGGGCAGTTGACATCGCAGCGGGGGGCCGAGGAGTCCTAGGGTGCCGAGTCGGTTTGACTGAGAACAGTTCGTAATCTCAGTTGCCAGAGTTGGAAACCGGCGTTGCCATGAACGGATTGGTTCGCTGTTGTCCGGTCGGCACTCGGTTTTCGAGTGTGTCGTTATTGACGGTAAAGGCGAACAGCGGCGTTTGGAACGCGTCTTCGTAGATATGTCGCACCGTCCATCCGTTTTCGGACGCCTCTTTGGCGAATGTGTTTTTCTTGGCCAACGCAATGCCCGCTTCTCGCATGCGTTCACGATTGACCTGCCGAAACTTGTTCACTCCGTCACGGCTGACGACGTACCAGAAGTCCACCGAGTCGACGGCCGGGTCGACCACGACTT
The nucleotide sequence above comes from Novipirellula caenicola. Encoded proteins:
- a CDS encoding response regulator translates to MRIVHKLLLATLLPALLIWFVGMYATQVSERSLRHAIEATSMTRATAVMDEIDRIVQARTADWKAYSRSDLAQQVLVASNQAIEALEDPAATIEERDQSWRDTPADEATKFMRSLLRNPLSRDLRQRLNKLNEGSGYTIFGEVFFTNRFGVNAAQTSRTSDYRQDDEAWWKYAYQNEVYIGDVMLDDSAGVYSVDICLRVDDESGKPLGVLKAVMNIQEVFSVIDTRVGRYRDDERLVLFTAEGRVIRASNDDTKPLSDGSIYFKDVQLDADHANDVYYRRDEETGEKYLSAFALSRGYGDFKGLGWITMDERRESVVFAPVNRLRNRIIWLSSLATLATLLIGGATALSLSKRLDQLTDATVSIGRGELDTTVATRGNDEVTELARNFNRMGSELQQTHHELTLARDAARDANKAKSTFLANMSHEIRTPMNGIIGMGELLATSQLSAEQRDYLNMMQQSADSLLRLLNDILDFSKIEAGRLELEEIGFSLRDCIEKTGQALSIRAAEKNLEMACRIAPDLPDTFLGDPGRIRQILVNLAGNAIKFTQQGEVVIDVTCQSRCENKIRLHFRVIDTGVGIPAEKQEKIFEAFGQADASTTREFGGTGLGLTISSQLVAMMNGEIWVESEIDKGTTFHFTLELTVQDDLEKQHRMQELATHPMHVLIVDDNRTNRRIFEEVLKSWNMETVSTEAATQGLKELEQAASSEHPFDLVLLDYMMPEMDGFGFAEQVQADERLRGTRIIMLSSAAQSGDAKKCQELGIVRYMTKPVVQSELLNTMLSVVQEPSQSEDQDSDTPETQDADRDAMRLNILLAEDGLVNQRVATGLLKRNGHKVVIAEDGKKAIQAWENGSFDVILMDVQMPEMDGIEATEWIRQKERASGGHIPIVAMTANAMKGDRQRCLDAGMDDYVSKPIQPDSLFKVLCQVSGQLTSQRGAEES